The sequence AGCGGCGCCATTATGACTATTACAGTTATCAGCACCAGCAATGTCAATCCGGCAGTGGCAAGAAAAGGTGCGCGCCAATTGAAATAATGCGCCAACTCCAAGCCGAATGGCACACCGAATATAGAGGCAAGAGAAAATGCGGCCATAACTTTGCCCATTGCGCTACCACGGCGGGATGACGGCACTTTATCAGCTATAATAGCAAAGCATATAGCGGTGCAGGGGCCACCGAATAATCCAGTAATAAAACGTATGGTAACCAAACTATAAAAGTCCCACGCTGCGGCGCCTAATGCTGTGAGCAGTGTTAAGCCAGACAGGCATACGACCAATAATTGCTTGCGGTCGAAACGGTCTAAATACACTGCGGCTAACAGCCCCGCCAGCGAAGCCGCCATGGTATAGGCGCCACCGACCCAGCCAAGCTGTTCGAGTTTGATTCCTAAATCGCGGGCAAAATCCGGCCCCAGTGGAATGACCATCATCAAATCCACGATATGCACAAATTGTACTGCGCTAAGCACAAAAAGCAGCATTCCCTCTGTGGGCTGGCGCTGGGCAGAGTTGGACATGGTGGTTCACCGAATAGAGTAAAAGGCAAAAATCGCAATTACGGCCTAAGCTAGCATAGGTCATGCCTGCGATAATAGCCCTATAATGGCGCTGTTTGTGCAATGCAGCAGGCATTTTTTGTTTTCTTGAGGGGCGAAAAGGTCTAATCTCCCGTCAAATCATTACACTTTGATGGGCTATCCTATCAAAGCAACCAACCCTAAACCATTTAAATGGAGCGCTTTATGCTTATTGGTGTACCAAAAGAAATCAAAGCCAATGAACACCGTGTTGGTCTTATTCCTGGCTCCGTTCGCGAATTTATCGCCCGGGGGCATAAAGTTATTGTCGAAGCACATGCAGGCGATGGCATTGGTTTTTTTGATGACCATTATCGCAATGTAGGTGCAGAAATTGTTGATACTGCAGCCGAAGTATTCGAACGCGCCGATATGATTATTAAGGTAAAAGAGCCGCAACAAATAGAATGTGCGATGCTGCGCGAAGATCAGATTTTATTCACCTATCTACATTTGGCAGCCGATTTGCCACAGACACAAGGGCTGCAAAAATCCGGTTGCATCGCGATTGCTTATGAAACCGTTACCAGCCGTAGCGGTGGCTTGCCCTTGCTTGCCCCTATGTCTGAAGTGGCTGGCCGCATGTCGGTACAGGTAGGCGCGCAATGCCTACTAAAAAGCGAAGGCGGAATGGGCTTGTTATTAGGCGGCGTACCCGGCGTTGCTCCGGCAGATGTCACCATTGTTGGTGGCGGTGTAGCAGGGCTGAACGCCATGCGTATGGCATTTGGCCTTGGCGCTACCGTAACCGTGATAGACCGCGACCTCAATCGCCTGCGCTATCTGGACGAGCTTTTTGCTGGCAGAGTAAATACCTGCTATTCGAATATGGAGAATATCGAACGCTACGTGCTGCGCTCTGATTTGGTTATAGGCACTGTTCTTGTACCAGGCGCGGCAGCACCCAAGCTGATTACCCGCGATTTGATAGACCGTATGCGCCCGGGCTCAGCCATTGTGGATGTAGCGGTGGATCAGGGCGGCTGCGCCGAAACCACAAAGCCCACCACCCATGCAGAACCAACTTACCTTATAGGCGAAGTGATTCATTATTGCGTGGCTAATATGCCCGGCGGTGTGCCACGCACTTCGACCATGGCACTCAATAACGCGACCCTGCCCTATGCATTGGCATTAGCCGATAAAGGTGCATGGAAAGCCATGTCCGATGATGTGCATTTACGCAATGGCCTCAATGTATGTCGCGGCGATGTTACCTATGAATCCGTT comes from Alphaproteobacteria bacterium and encodes:
- the ald gene encoding alanine dehydrogenase, producing the protein MLIGVPKEIKANEHRVGLIPGSVREFIARGHKVIVEAHAGDGIGFFDDHYRNVGAEIVDTAAEVFERADMIIKVKEPQQIECAMLREDQILFTYLHLAADLPQTQGLQKSGCIAIAYETVTSRSGGLPLLAPMSEVAGRMSVQVGAQCLLKSEGGMGLLLGGVPGVAPADVTIVGGGVAGLNAMRMAFGLGATVTVIDRDLNRLRYLDELFAGRVNTCYSNMENIERYVLRSDLVIGTVLVPGAAAPKLITRDLIDRMRPGSAIVDVAVDQGGCAETTKPTTHAEPTYLIGEVIHYCVANMPGGVPRTSTMALNNATLPYALALADKGAWKAMSDDVHLRNGLNVCRGDVTYESVARDLNLTYISAETHVNNAMKVAA